A single genomic interval of Trueperaceae bacterium harbors:
- a CDS encoding carbohydrate ABC transporter permease, with amino-acid sequence FSDTPLANYQELLARFHFGRYLANSAFISTTAALGQLVTCSLAGFAFARLTFRGSRLLFASVLLTMLVPVEVTIIPEFLLMVELGWLDTYLPLIVPSLMVGAFGTFLLTEFFKTVPRDLEDAATLDGAGVFGVYWHVFLPAARPALASLFVIAFITNWNELLRAVLYVSKSDLRTVPLGLTALQGQYESSWTLLMAGSVLSVLPMILVYLLAQRHIVRGFVTSGLK; translated from the coding sequence TGTTCAGCGACACGCCACTCGCGAACTACCAAGAACTGCTCGCTCGCTTCCACTTTGGAAGGTATCTTGCGAACTCCGCCTTCATCTCCACCACCGCCGCCCTTGGGCAACTCGTCACCTGCTCGCTCGCGGGATTCGCATTCGCACGCCTGACGTTCCGGGGGAGCCGCCTGCTCTTTGCCTCGGTGTTGCTGACGATGCTCGTTCCCGTGGAGGTGACCATCATTCCTGAATTCCTGTTGATGGTCGAGCTGGGTTGGCTCGATACGTATTTGCCGCTCATCGTTCCGTCACTGATGGTTGGGGCCTTCGGCACATTCCTCCTCACCGAATTCTTCAAGACCGTCCCTCGTGACCTGGAGGATGCAGCAACGCTCGATGGGGCCGGCGTGTTCGGCGTGTACTGGCACGTGTTCCTTCCCGCTGCACGTCCCGCCCTTGCAAGCTTGTTCGTGATTGCCTTCATCACGAACTGGAACGAGCTCTTGCGCGCCGTGTTGTACGTCTCGAAGTCCGACCTGCGAACCGTGCCACTCGGCCTCACGGCGCTGCAAGGCCAATACGAGTCAAGTTGGACGCTGTTGATGGCTGGGTCGGTGTTATCGGTTCTACCGATGATTCTCGTGTACTTGCTGGCTCAACGGCACATCGTCCGCGGCTTCGTCACGTCGGGCTTGAAGTGA